In Leisingera methylohalidivorans DSM 14336, a single genomic region encodes these proteins:
- the serB gene encoding phosphoserine phosphatase SerB — translation MFVATLLCNPANPVLEPALPESLRNAWGGGEADWLAPGVAAEFSLAQMPGNRWDVWADLQKMGVDLVIQHSAGRKKKMLLADMDSTMIQQECIDELAEEAGVGARVKQITARAMNGELDFEGALTERVGLLKDLPAAVIGKVLAERITFMPGGSQLLATMKAEGAYAALVSGGFTAFTAQVAAHLGFDENRANTLEVADGKLTGKAGRPILGQKAKVEALEQITARLGIDETDVIAVGDGANDLGMLKRAGAGVALHAKPSVAAECDIRINHGDLTALLYIQGYGQNAFKG, via the coding sequence ATGTTTGTTGCCACCCTGCTTTGCAACCCCGCCAATCCTGTGCTGGAGCCCGCGCTGCCGGAATCGCTGCGCAATGCCTGGGGCGGAGGGGAGGCTGACTGGCTGGCACCGGGTGTGGCGGCTGAGTTTTCGCTGGCGCAGATGCCCGGAAACCGCTGGGATGTTTGGGCGGATCTGCAGAAAATGGGGGTTGATCTGGTCATTCAGCACAGCGCCGGACGGAAGAAGAAGATGCTGCTGGCTGATATGGACTCCACCATGATCCAGCAGGAATGTATTGATGAGCTGGCCGAAGAAGCGGGCGTTGGCGCCCGGGTCAAGCAGATCACCGCCCGGGCGATGAACGGCGAGCTGGATTTTGAGGGGGCGTTGACCGAACGGGTCGGGTTGCTGAAGGATCTTCCGGCAGCGGTGATCGGCAAGGTGCTGGCCGAACGTATCACTTTCATGCCCGGCGGCAGTCAGCTGCTGGCCACGATGAAGGCAGAGGGCGCCTATGCGGCGCTGGTCTCGGGCGGGTTCACTGCCTTCACCGCACAGGTGGCGGCACATCTGGGGTTTGACGAAAACCGCGCCAATACCTTGGAGGTGGCAGACGGCAAGCTGACCGGAAAGGCCGGCAGGCCAATATTGGGCCAGAAAGCCAAGGTGGAGGCACTGGAGCAGATCACCGCCCGGCTGGGGATCGATGAAACGGATGTAATTGCGGTCGGCGACGGCGCCAATGATCTTGGGATGCTGAAACGCGCAGGGGCCGGTGTGGCGCTGCACGCCAAACCCTCGGTCGCAGCGGAATGCGATATCCGTATCAATCACGGCGACTTGACCGCGCTCCTCTATATCCAAGGCTACGGCCAGAATGCATTCAAAGGCTGA